Proteins encoded in a region of the Elaeis guineensis isolate ETL-2024a chromosome 7, EG11, whole genome shotgun sequence genome:
- the LOC105048771 gene encoding uncharacterized protein has translation MLQKDAETSARKAEAAHNRAQDIAAGMVQMNGHQLFLHEPWVFKMLLIEVLENILILDLLGCRSTTNTEEQTYDHPNP, from the exons GATGCTGAAACATCAGCAAGAAAAGCTGAAGCAGCTCATAACCGTGCACAAGATATAGCTGCCGGAATGGTGCAGATGAATGGGCATCAGCTTTTCCTCCATGAACCTTGGGTCTTTAAAATGCTCCTTATTGAGGTTCTTGAG AATATTCTCATTTTGGATTTGCTTGGCTGCCGATCAACTACAAACACTGAAGAGCAAACTTATGACCACCCCAACCCCTAG
- the LOC105036434 gene encoding elongation factor 1-alpha has protein sequence MGKEKVHINIVVIGHVDSGKSTTTGHLIYKLGGIDKRVIERFEKEAAEMNKRSFKYAWVLDKLKAERERGITIDIALWKFETTKYYCTVIDAPGHRDFIKNMITGTSQADCAVLIIDSTTGGFEAGISKDGQTREHALLAFTLGVKQMICCCNKMDATTPKYSKARYDEIVKEVSSYLKKVGYNPEKIPFVPISGFEGDNMIERSTNLDWYKGPTLLEALDMIQEPKRPSDKPLRLPLQDVYKIGGIGTVPVGRVETGILKPGMVVTFGPSGLTTEVKSVEMHHEALQEALPGDNVGFNVKNVAVKDLKRGYVASNSKDDPAKEAASFTSQVIIMNHPGQIGNGYAPVLDCHTSHIAVKFAEILTKIDRRSGKELEKEPKFLKNGDAGFVKMIPTKPMVVETFSEYPPLGRFAVRDMRQTVAVGVIKSVEKKDPTGAKVTKSAAKKK, from the exons ATGGGTAAAGAGAAGGTTCACATTAACATTGTGGTCATTGGCCATGTCGATTCTGGGAAATCCACAACCACTGGGCATCTCATCTACAAGCTTGGTGGCATTGACAAGCGTGTGATTGAAAGGTTTGAGAAGGAAGCTGCTGAGATGAACAAGAGGTCATTTAAATATGCTTGGGTGCTCGACAAGCTTAAGGCTGAACGTGAGCGTGGCATCACCATTGATATCGCACTGTGGAAGTTTGAAACCACCAAATACTACTGTACGGTCATTGATGCTCCTGGACATCGTGACTTCATCAAGAATATGATTACAGGGACCTCTCAGGCTGACTGTGCTGTCCTCATTATTGACTCCACTACTGGTGGTTTTGAAGCTGGGATTTCCAAGGATGGTCAGACTCGTGAGCATGCCCTTCTTGCTTTCACCCTTGGAGTTAAACAGATGATCTGTTGCTGCAACAAG ATGGATGCAACCACACCAAAATATTCCAAGGCAAGGTATGATGAAATTGTGAAGGAGGTCTCTTCATACCTCAAGAAAGTTGGCTACAACCCTGAAAAGATCCCCTTTGTTCCAATTTCTGGTTTCGAAGGTGATAATATGATCGAGAGATCCACCAACCTTGACTGGTACAAGGGCCCAACCCTGCTTGAGGCACTTGACATGATTCAAGAACCCAAGCGTCCATCAGACAAGCCCCTCCGCCTTCCCCTTCAGGATGTCTACAAGATTGGGGGCATCGGAACTGTTCCTGTGGGGCGTGTTGAGACTGGAATCCTGAAACCTGGAATGGTTGTCACTTTTGGCCCCTCTGGTCTGACAACCGAAGTCAAGTCTGTAGAGATGCACCATGAGGCTCTCCAGGAGGCCCTTCCTGGAGACAATGTTGGCTTTAATGTCAAGAATGTTGCTGTCAAGGATCTGAAGCGAGGTTATGTTGCCTCCAACTCAAAGGATGACCCAGCCAAAGAAGCAGCTAGCTTCACCTCGCAGGTTATTATAATGAACCATCCAGGGCAGATTGGGAATGGTTATGCCCCAGTCCTTGACTGTCACACCTCCCACATTGCCGTCAAGTTCGCAGAGATTTTGACCAAGATTGACAGGCGATCTGGTAAGGAGCTGGAGAAGGAGCCAAAGTTCTTGAAAAATGGTGATGCTGGTTTTGTGAAGATGATTCCCACCAAGCCCATGGTTGTGGAGACTTTCTCTGAGTATCCTCCTCTAGGGAGGTTTGCTGTCCGGGACATGAGGCAGACAGTTGCAGTAGGTGTCATCAAGAGCGTGGAGAAGAaggatcctacgggagccaaggtTACCAAATCGGCAGCCAAGAAGAAGTGA